In Ruminococcaceae bacterium BL-4, one DNA window encodes the following:
- the rpmD gene encoding ribosomal protein L30 (BL27) (Evidence 2a : Function from experimental evidences in other organisms; PubMedId : 12682299; Product type s : structure), with amino-acid sequence MANLNIRLVKSLIGSQKDQIATAQSLGLRKIGDSTVQPDNAQTKGKVAKIIHLIEVKNA; translated from the coding sequence ATGGCTAACTTAAATATTAGATTGGTCAAGAGCCTGATTGGTTCTCAGAAAGACCAGATCGCTACCGCCCAGTCCCTAGGCCTTCGCAAAATCGGCGACAGCACTGTGCAGCCCGATAATGCGCAGACCAAAGGCAAGGTGGCCAAAATTATCCACCTCATCGAGGTAAAGAACGCTTAA
- the rplO gene encoding ribosomal protein L15 (Evidence 2a : Function from experimental evidences in other organisms; PubMedId : 12682299, 15855514, 23002217; Product type s : structure): MKLHDLTAIPGSTKNPKRIGRGHGSGWGKTSGKGQKGQKARAGFSQRAGFEGGQMPLQRRIPKRGFNNIFAKEIVTVNVGTLDKKFEDNAVIDAQALIKAGIIKTAADGVKVLANGNVTKKLNVSVNGYSKSAKEKIEAAGGKAEVI; encoded by the coding sequence ATGAAATTGCATGATCTGACAGCAATACCGGGCTCTACAAAAAATCCGAAGAGGATCGGTCGTGGTCATGGTTCCGGTTGGGGTAAAACTTCTGGAAAAGGTCAAAAAGGTCAGAAAGCCCGTGCTGGATTCAGCCAGAGAGCCGGTTTTGAAGGCGGACAAATGCCTTTGCAGCGCCGGATCCCGAAGCGTGGATTCAACAATATTTTTGCAAAAGAAATTGTCACCGTCAACGTTGGTACTTTGGACAAAAAGTTTGAAGATAACGCTGTGATTGATGCACAGGCATTGATTAAGGCAGGCATTATTAAGACGGCTGCTGATGGCGTGAAAGTTCTTGCAAACGGAAATGTGACAAAGAAGCTGAATGTATCGGTGAATGGCTATTCCAAGTCCGCAAAAGAAAAAATCGAAGCGGCAGGTGGGAAGGCTGAGGTGATCTAA
- the secY gene encoding preprotein translocase subunit (Evidence 2a : Function from experimental evidences in other organisms; PubMedId : 9917412, 15341641, 15849754, 16850406, 23852076, 22720735, 27336478; Product type t : transporter) encodes MFKTIKNAWKIPELRKKMLFTVLVIIVFRLGAVIPVPFLDAAQLKAVMDSVAGTGSGTALGYLDMLSGGAFSQATLFAMSVTPYINSQIIIQLLTIAIPALERMAKEGEEGRKRLETIVRYLAVILGLVQGLAYYMFLRNSGNGGSIVKYTQGGTGIFVGFVIVLCFTAGTALMMWMGEQINQFGVGNGISILLFASIVARLPHTINTLGQYLGIASEDPTNSGKYFFTVPLFVILFLGVIWLISFMNESERRIPIQYAKRVVGRKQYGGQSSHLPIKVGLGGVMPIIFASVILSIPSTIQLFMGSNATGFWASFVSAFRSTGLLYCVLYFLLIMLFGFFYTAMQYNPIEMANNLRQNNGTVPGIRPGKPTSDYISRILSKITMIGSLYLSIIALLPIIFGNIAGMQNLSMGGTSIIIMVGVALETVKQLESQMMMRHYKGFLD; translated from the coding sequence TTGTTTAAAACAATTAAGAACGCCTGGAAAATTCCTGAACTTCGCAAAAAGATGCTTTTTACAGTGCTGGTGATCATCGTTTTCCGCTTAGGCGCCGTTATTCCGGTACCTTTTCTGGATGCAGCACAGTTAAAAGCTGTTATGGACTCTGTTGCCGGAACCGGCAGCGGAACAGCACTTGGATATTTGGATATGTTGTCCGGCGGTGCTTTTTCACAAGCAACTCTGTTTGCGATGAGTGTTACACCGTATATTAACAGCCAGATTATTATCCAACTGTTGACGATTGCAATTCCTGCTCTTGAACGTATGGCAAAAGAGGGGGAAGAAGGCCGTAAACGCCTAGAAACCATTGTCCGTTATTTGGCAGTGATTCTTGGTCTGGTTCAGGGCCTTGCATATTATATGTTCCTTCGCAATAGTGGCAATGGCGGTTCTATTGTAAAATACACGCAAGGTGGCACCGGGATTTTTGTCGGTTTCGTTATCGTGCTTTGCTTTACCGCCGGTACTGCACTGATGATGTGGATGGGCGAGCAGATCAACCAGTTTGGTGTTGGCAATGGTATTTCTATTTTACTGTTTGCCAGCATTGTAGCTCGTCTGCCTCATACGATTAACACCCTGGGTCAGTATTTGGGTATCGCATCGGAAGATCCCACAAACTCCGGTAAGTATTTCTTTACGGTTCCGCTCTTTGTAATACTCTTCCTTGGCGTTATCTGGCTGATTTCTTTTATGAACGAATCAGAGCGTCGTATTCCGATTCAGTACGCGAAACGTGTGGTTGGACGGAAACAATACGGCGGTCAAAGCAGCCATTTGCCGATTAAAGTTGGTTTGGGCGGCGTTATGCCAATCATTTTTGCCAGCGTGATTCTTTCCATTCCCAGCACAATTCAGCTGTTTATGGGAAGTAATGCAACCGGTTTTTGGGCGAGCTTTGTCAGTGCATTCCGTAGTACGGGATTGCTCTACTGCGTTTTGTATTTCCTTTTGATTATGCTGTTTGGCTTTTTCTATACAGCGATGCAGTACAATCCAATCGAAATGGCAAACAATCTCCGTCAGAATAATGGCACAGTTCCGGGAATTCGTCCCGGCAAGCCGACATCTGATTATATTTCCCGGATTCTGTCAAAAATTACCATGATCGGGTCTCTTTATCTGTCTATTATCGCACTGCTGCCAATTATTTTTGGCAATATTGCGGGAATGCAGAATCTTTCTATGGGTGGCACTTCCATTATCATTATGGTTGGTGTTGCACTGGAGACTGTCAAGCAGCTTGAGAGCCAGATGATGATGCGTCATTATAAAGGCTTTTTGGATTGA
- the adk gene encoding adenylate kinase (Evidence 2a : Function from experimental evidences in other organisms; PubMedId : 8061005, 8288548, 9056261, 9715904, 11106368, 16452168; Product type e : enzyme) has translation MKLIFLGAPGAGKGTQAEAVCAHLNIPAISTGNMIREALKSGTEMGLKAKSYMDSGALVPDEVVIGIVKDRIAQPDCANGFVLDGFPRTIPQAEALDNMGVKIDRVIALEVSDDKIVKRMSGRRVCESCGASYHLLYNPPKVEEKCDKCGGTLVQRKDDLPETVKARLKVYHEQTEPLKGYYKRQGKLYTVDGQEDVADTTKLTLQAIEA, from the coding sequence ATGAAGTTGATTTTTTTAGGAGCTCCGGGCGCGGGAAAAGGCACACAGGCTGAAGCCGTTTGTGCGCATTTAAATATCCCCGCAATTTCTACAGGCAATATGATCCGCGAAGCGCTGAAAAGCGGTACTGAGATGGGCTTAAAAGCGAAATCCTATATGGATTCCGGTGCCCTTGTACCAGATGAAGTCGTAATCGGCATTGTAAAAGATCGGATTGCACAGCCCGACTGTGCAAACGGTTTTGTGCTGGATGGCTTTCCGCGTACAATCCCTCAGGCCGAGGCTCTGGACAATATGGGCGTCAAGATTGATCGTGTGATCGCTCTTGAAGTCTCTGACGATAAAATCGTCAAGCGTATGTCCGGACGCCGTGTCTGCGAAAGCTGCGGCGCCAGCTACCACTTGCTCTATAATCCTCCTAAAGTGGAAGAAAAATGTGACAAGTGCGGCGGCACCCTTGTTCAGCGTAAGGATGACCTGCCTGAAACAGTTAAAGCACGTCTGAAGGTATATCATGAGCAAACCGAGCCTTTAAAAGGCTACTACAAGCGTCAGGGAAAGCTCTATACCGTAGATGGTCAGGAAGATGTGGCTGATACCACAAAACTGACATTACAGGCGATCGAGGCGTAA
- the mapA gene encoding methionine aminopeptidase (Evidence 2a : Function from experimental evidences in other organisms; PubMedId : 16207374, 22720735; Product type e : enzyme): protein MIILKTNRELQFMKRAGRVAANALKIAGEVVEPGVSTWEIDRAAKKYIESEGAEPTFLGYGGFPATCCISVNQVVIHGIPSKKQIIREGDIVSIDVGATLEGYVGDNAWTFPCGKVSEKAQHLMDTTRESLFEGIKAAQPNHRLGDVGSAVQRYAEARGYSVVRDFVGHGVGAKMHEDPSVPNYGTPGRGVRLLPGMTIAIEPMITEGTYKVKTLDDGWTTVTADGKLAAHFENSIAITPDGPVILTVADR from the coding sequence ATGATTATATTAAAAACAAACCGTGAACTTCAATTTATGAAAAGAGCTGGCCGTGTAGCGGCCAACGCCTTGAAGATTGCTGGAGAGGTAGTCGAACCAGGGGTTTCCACCTGGGAGATCGACCGCGCAGCTAAGAAGTATATCGAGAGTGAAGGCGCAGAGCCAACATTCCTTGGATATGGCGGATTTCCAGCAACCTGCTGCATTTCAGTAAATCAGGTAGTTATCCATGGCATACCGAGCAAAAAGCAGATCATCCGGGAAGGCGACATCGTCTCCATTGATGTTGGCGCTACCCTGGAAGGCTATGTTGGCGATAATGCATGGACTTTTCCTTGTGGAAAAGTCAGTGAGAAAGCCCAGCATCTAATGGACACGACCCGCGAAAGTCTTTTTGAAGGTATTAAGGCAGCTCAGCCGAATCATCGGCTGGGTGATGTGGGCAGTGCAGTACAGCGGTATGCTGAAGCTCGCGGTTACTCGGTGGTACGCGATTTCGTCGGCCACGGAGTAGGCGCGAAGATGCATGAAGATCCCAGTGTCCCAAATTACGGTACGCCAGGAAGAGGCGTACGCTTACTGCCGGGCATGACCATTGCGATTGAGCCCATGATTACAGAGGGAACTTACAAGGTAAAGACCCTCGACGATGGATGGACTACCGTGACGGCGGATGGGAAACTGGCAGCTCACTTTGAGAATTCAATCGCGATCACTCCAGACGGCCCGGTAATTTTGACCGTGGCCGATCGTTGA
- the infA gene encoding initiation factor IF-I (Evidence 2a : Function from experimental evidences in other organisms; PubMedId : 9868784, 20477873, 22720735; Product type f : factor), with protein MSKQDVIETEGVVVEALPNAMFKVELQNHHIILAHISGKLRMNFIRILPGDKVTLELSPYDLTQGRITWRTK; from the coding sequence ATGTCAAAACAGGACGTAATTGAAACCGAAGGCGTTGTGGTGGAAGCCCTACCGAACGCGATGTTCAAGGTGGAACTACAGAACCACCACATTATTCTGGCCCATATTTCCGGAAAATTACGAATGAATTTTATTCGTATTCTGCCCGGGGATAAGGTGACTCTCGAACTGTCTCCTTATGATCTTACACAGGGCCGGATCACATGGCGTACAAAATAA
- the rpsM gene encoding ribosomal protein S13 (Evidence 2a : Function from experimental evidences in other organisms; PubMedId : 12682299, 22720735; Product type s : structure): MARIAGIDLPRDKRVEIALTYIFGIGRKTASDICKATGVNPDVRVRDMTEDDAAKLREYIDHNCRVEGDLRRDVAFDIKRLIEIGSYRGQRHRKGLPVRGQRSKTNARTRKGPRKTMANKKK; this comes from the coding sequence ATGGCTCGTATAGCAGGTATCGACTTGCCTAGAGATAAGCGTGTGGAAATCGCCCTGACTTACATTTTTGGAATCGGCCGCAAAACCGCTTCTGATATTTGCAAGGCGACCGGTGTGAACCCCGATGTGCGTGTCCGCGATATGACGGAAGACGACGCAGCCAAGCTTAGAGAATACATTGATCATAACTGCCGTGTGGAAGGCGATCTTCGCCGCGACGTTGCGTTTGATATCAAACGCTTGATCGAAATTGGTTCCTACCGTGGCCAGCGTCACCGCAAAGGTTTGCCGGTGCGCGGTCAGCGTTCCAAGACCAATGCAAGAACACGCAAAGGTCCCCGCAAGACCATGGCGAACAAGAAAAAGTAA
- the rpsK gene encoding ribosomal protein S11 (BS11) (Evidence 2a : Function from experimental evidences in other organisms; PubMedId : 10217780, 12682299, 22720735; Product type s : structure): MAANKATAKKVAATHRRRERKNIDHGCVHIQSTFNNTIVTITDPQGNAVSWASSGELGFRGSRKSTPFAAQTAAETAAKAAMEHGMKAVEVFVKGPGSGREAAIRALQNAGLEVTMIKDVTPIPHNGCRPPKRRRV, translated from the coding sequence ATGGCAGCAAATAAAGCAACAGCAAAAAAAGTTGCAGCGACTCACAGACGCCGTGAGCGCAAAAATATTGATCACGGTTGTGTTCATATTCAGTCCACGTTCAACAATACAATTGTGACGATTACCGATCCGCAGGGCAATGCGGTTTCTTGGGCCAGCTCCGGAGAACTGGGTTTCCGCGGCTCCAGAAAATCCACTCCTTTTGCAGCACAGACCGCAGCAGAGACTGCCGCAAAAGCAGCAATGGAACATGGAATGAAGGCAGTAGAGGTTTTTGTTAAAGGACCGGGCTCTGGCCGTGAGGCTGCAATCCGTGCGCTTCAGAACGCCGGACTTGAGGTCACTATGATCAAAGACGTGACCCCCATTCCGCATAATGGATGCCGTCCGCCGAAAAGAAGACGCGTCTAG
- the rpsD gene encoding 30S ribosomal subunit protein S4 (Evidence 2a : Function from experimental evidences in other organisms; PubMedId : 10094780, 1100394, 11018284, 11447122, 12244297, 12809609, 2461734, 2477554, 2989779, 3309351, 387752, 4587210, 7556101, 7559430, 9716382; Product type s : structure) produces the protein MARYTDSVCKLCRREGQKLFLKGQRCYTDKCAINRRNYAPGQHGQGRHKTSEYGMQLRAKQATRRYYGVLESQFHNYYEMATKMQGKAGENMLSLLETRLDNVIYRLGWANSRAEARQLVVHGHFQVNGHRVDIPSYLVKPGDAISIQEKSRQSEKIKANLEDNASRPSPKWMEKNNENFSGKIIAEPTREEIDLPVDETLIVEFYSK, from the coding sequence ATGGCTAGATATACCGATTCCGTGTGCAAGCTTTGCCGCAGAGAGGGCCAAAAGCTTTTTCTGAAAGGTCAGCGCTGCTATACGGATAAATGTGCAATCAATCGCCGTAACTACGCTCCTGGCCAGCATGGTCAGGGCCGCCATAAGACCAGTGAATATGGCATGCAGCTGCGTGCAAAGCAGGCAACTCGTCGTTATTATGGCGTTTTAGAGAGCCAGTTCCACAATTATTATGAGATGGCTACTAAGATGCAGGGTAAAGCCGGTGAAAACATGCTTTCCCTGTTGGAGACTCGCCTTGATAACGTGATCTATCGTCTTGGCTGGGCTAATTCCCGTGCAGAAGCCCGTCAGCTGGTCGTTCATGGACATTTTCAGGTGAATGGTCACCGTGTAGATATTCCGTCTTATCTGGTAAAACCTGGCGATGCAATTTCCATTCAGGAGAAGAGCCGTCAGAGTGAAAAGATCAAAGCAAACCTGGAAGATAATGCTTCTCGTCCGTCACCAAAGTGGATGGAGAAAAACAATGAGAACTTCTCTGGAAAGATCATCGCAGAACCGACAAGAGAAGAAATCGACCTTCCTGTTGATGAAACTCTTATCGTCGAGTTCTACTCCAAATAA
- the rpoA gene encoding RNA polymerase (alpha subunit) (Evidence 2a : Function from experimental evidences in other organisms; PubMedId : 1484484, 6811591, 9594570, 10972808, 12682299, 22720735; Product type e : enzyme) translates to MIEIEKPKIQTEELKEDGTYGRFVVEPLERGFGTTLGNSLRRVLLSSLPGVACTSIKIDGVVHEFSTIPGIKEDVTEIVLNIKNLTAKLHCDGSKTVEISAEGPCEVTADSIKCDSEVEILNPELHIATLGEGAKLQMELTLDHGRGYVPAERNKQNMTNIAIGELPVDSIYTPVSKVNFNVEPTRVGQSIDFDKLTLEVWTNGVIGAQEAVSLAAKVLTEHLNLFVNLSDSGSNTEIMVEKDDKGKEKILEMTIEELDLSVRSFNCLKRAGINTVGDLINKSEEDMMKVRNLGRKSLEEVVWKMASLGFNLRKDDE, encoded by the coding sequence ATGATCGAGATTGAAAAGCCCAAAATTCAAACGGAAGAGCTAAAAGAAGACGGCACCTATGGCAGATTTGTTGTAGAACCGTTAGAGCGCGGCTTCGGTACCACCTTGGGCAATAGCCTTCGGCGTGTGCTTCTGTCTTCACTGCCGGGTGTGGCATGCACATCAATCAAAATTGATGGAGTTGTGCATGAGTTTTCCACAATTCCGGGCATTAAAGAAGACGTTACAGAAATCGTGCTGAATATCAAGAACCTGACTGCAAAGCTGCATTGCGACGGATCAAAAACTGTTGAGATTTCTGCAGAAGGTCCCTGCGAAGTAACTGCCGATTCTATTAAATGTGACAGTGAAGTAGAGATTTTGAATCCGGAACTGCATATTGCTACTCTGGGAGAAGGCGCTAAACTTCAGATGGAGTTGACGCTGGACCATGGCCGCGGCTATGTGCCTGCTGAGCGGAATAAGCAGAATATGACGAATATTGCAATCGGCGAATTGCCGGTAGATTCTATTTATACCCCTGTTTCTAAGGTGAACTTTAACGTAGAGCCCACCCGTGTGGGGCAGAGCATCGATTTCGATAAACTGACCCTTGAAGTGTGGACCAACGGCGTTATCGGCGCTCAGGAAGCAGTTTCTCTGGCCGCAAAAGTCCTGACGGAACACCTGAATTTATTTGTAAATCTGTCCGACAGTGGCAGCAATACAGAGATCATGGTGGAAAAGGATGATAAGGGCAAAGAGAAGATTCTGGAGATGACGATCGAGGAATTGGATTTGTCCGTCCGTTCCTTTAATTGCCTGAAGCGTGCGGGTATCAACACCGTCGGCGACCTGATCAATAAGTCCGAAGAGGACATGATGAAGGTGCGCAACCTCGGACGTAAATCTCTGGAAGAAGTCGTCTGGAAGATGGCTTCTCTAGGTTTCAATCTGCGTAAGGACGACGAATAA
- the rplQ gene encoding ribosomal protein L17 (BL15) (Evidence 2a : Function from experimental evidences in other organisms; PubMedId : 6801428, 10717392, 12682299; Product type s : structure), with the protein MPGTRKLGRATDSRTAMLRAMVTFLLENGKIETTVSRAKDVRAMAEKMITVAKEDNLHNRRLVLGFVTKEDVVNKLFTEIAPKYAERNGGYCRITKLGPRRGDAAEMAIIELL; encoded by the coding sequence ATGCCAGGAACCAGAAAGCTCGGAAGAGCTACTGATAGCAGAACAGCTATGCTGCGCGCAATGGTGACCTTTCTGTTAGAAAATGGAAAGATCGAGACGACAGTCTCCCGTGCCAAAGACGTTCGCGCCATGGCAGAAAAAATGATCACGGTCGCCAAGGAAGATAATCTTCATAATCGGCGTCTCGTATTAGGTTTCGTAACCAAGGAGGATGTCGTGAATAAATTGTTCACCGAGATCGCTCCAAAGTATGCGGAGCGTAACGGCGGCTATTGCCGGATCACAAAACTCGGACCTCGCCGCGGCGATGCCGCAGAGATGGCTATTATCGAGCTGCTCTAA
- a CDS encoding Citrate transporter, translated as MASSTIAIIIAVITMIIFMIDKLPMSVTACLCALAMGIALPQMKLSQIYSGFGGSSIVMVAGMMIVGDALFQTGIAQRLGTKIGKLKIAQNERWFIVLIVIICTVMSAFMSNSGCIAMWMPIIAAVAAGSNGKIRSKMVIMPAGIACIVGGGATLTGSVSQVTANSILMGTAGYEAGMGVFDMTRVMWPVCIIQVLFWATIGYPLLKKVLKPESPDFDKGNSFAEASASLDMSEFNKIPKWKGTMSLVVMAFCVVAFILSGFKPFNSYLNIADIAMIGAMTLFVTKTIPVKKTLAGMDWNILIMVGAITALGTGLDVSGGGKVIADAILGLFGGASASVTVLMVVLVVLSSVLTNFMQNGGVAAMLTPIYVALALSLGISPLPFVIAIGITTNLAICTPIGTAVNMQILPAGYKFSDYMKIGGPLFIIMVVMVAILCPLILL; from the coding sequence ATGGCATCAAGTACTATTGCAATTATCATCGCTGTTATTACAATGATCATTTTTATGATCGACAAACTACCTATGAGTGTAACTGCCTGCCTTTGTGCATTGGCAATGGGCATTGCGCTCCCTCAAATGAAACTGTCCCAAATTTATTCTGGATTCGGCGGCAGCTCGATTGTCATGGTTGCCGGCATGATGATCGTCGGCGATGCACTATTCCAGACCGGCATTGCACAACGTCTGGGCACTAAAATTGGAAAACTCAAAATTGCTCAGAATGAAAGATGGTTTATCGTCCTTATCGTTATCATTTGCACGGTTATGTCCGCATTTATGAGTAATTCCGGCTGTATCGCCATGTGGATGCCGATTATCGCAGCCGTCGCTGCTGGCTCTAATGGAAAAATCCGTTCCAAAATGGTGATTATGCCTGCTGGCATTGCTTGCATCGTCGGCGGCGGTGCCACTCTGACCGGCTCTGTTTCTCAGGTAACTGCAAACTCAATCCTAATGGGAACTGCCGGTTATGAAGCTGGAATGGGCGTCTTTGACATGACCCGTGTCATGTGGCCAGTCTGTATCATTCAAGTTCTTTTCTGGGCTACTATTGGCTACCCGCTTTTGAAAAAGGTTCTTAAACCAGAAAGCCCAGATTTCGATAAAGGTAATTCTTTTGCAGAAGCTTCCGCTAGTCTCGATATGAGCGAGTTTAACAAGATCCCGAAATGGAAAGGAACCATGTCCCTTGTTGTTATGGCATTTTGTGTTGTTGCCTTTATTCTGAGTGGATTTAAGCCCTTCAATTCCTATCTGAATATCGCCGACATTGCTATGATTGGTGCCATGACTTTGTTTGTCACAAAAACAATTCCAGTTAAAAAAACACTCGCTGGCATGGATTGGAACATTCTGATCATGGTCGGTGCAATTACCGCTCTCGGTACCGGACTTGATGTTTCCGGTGGCGGCAAAGTAATTGCAGACGCAATTCTTGGCTTGTTTGGTGGAGCATCTGCCTCTGTTACAGTCCTTATGGTGGTTTTGGTTGTTCTCTCCAGTGTTCTTACAAACTTTATGCAAAATGGCGGTGTTGCTGCAATGCTGACCCCGATTTATGTTGCTTTGGCTTTGAGTCTCGGCATTAGCCCACTCCCATTCGTCATTGCAATCGGCATTACCACAAACCTTGCAATTTGCACACCAATTGGTACTGCTGTAAACATGCAGATTCTGCCGGCAGGTTACAAATTCAGCGATTATATGAAGATTGGCGGACCGCTTTTCATCATCATGGTCGTTATGGTCGCAATCCTTTGTCCTTTGATTCTGTTATAA
- the hbd gene encoding 3-hydroxybutyryl-CoA dehydrogenase (Evidence 2a : Function from experimental evidences in other organisms; PubMedId : 8655474, 11466286; Product type e : enzyme) translates to MTIDQIKTVVVIGAGAMGQQIAMNTALNGRAKNYKVIICDSFPSAVEKAQKWATEYLKGRVAKCRITQEECDQISENLSFSNDVDASAAKADFIIEAIIEDLKIKRELFQRISKLCKPDTIIGTNSSNMVSSKFADVTTNPERLLNVHYFNPALVMKLVEIVRGPHTSENTIQTAKAFAASTGKSPIIINKEIPGFVANRINAAVTHEACSLLEKGIASVEDIDTACEKGLNYPMGPFKLMDLTGIDVNYYVRRDRYAESGDEYDKPSPLVVEKFKKGEFGRKTGKGWYDYTNQSKK, encoded by the coding sequence ATGACTATTGATCAGATAAAAACAGTGGTTGTAATTGGTGCAGGCGCCATGGGACAGCAAATTGCTATGAACACTGCTCTCAATGGACGTGCAAAAAATTATAAGGTTATTATCTGTGATTCCTTTCCAAGTGCTGTAGAAAAAGCACAAAAATGGGCCACAGAATATCTGAAAGGCCGCGTTGCAAAATGCCGTATCACTCAGGAAGAGTGTGATCAAATCAGCGAAAATCTTTCTTTCTCCAATGATGTGGATGCTTCTGCAGCAAAAGCAGATTTCATTATCGAAGCCATCATTGAAGATCTGAAGATCAAGCGCGAACTTTTCCAGAGAATCAGCAAACTCTGCAAGCCGGACACCATCATCGGCACCAACAGTTCCAACATGGTCAGTTCCAAATTTGCCGATGTTACCACCAATCCGGAACGTCTTTTAAATGTTCATTATTTTAATCCTGCTTTGGTCATGAAGCTGGTAGAAATTGTTCGCGGACCACATACTTCTGAAAATACCATTCAAACTGCAAAAGCCTTCGCGGCCAGCACCGGAAAATCTCCGATTATCATTAACAAAGAAATTCCCGGATTCGTCGCAAACCGTATCAATGCAGCGGTCACCCATGAAGCATGCTCCCTTTTAGAAAAAGGAATTGCCTCTGTTGAAGATATTGACACCGCCTGTGAAAAAGGTCTCAACTACCCGATGGGGCCCTTTAAACTGATGGATTTGACCGGCATTGATGTCAACTATTATGTCCGCCGCGATCGCTATGCTGAGAGCGGAGACGAATATGACAAACCCAGCCCACTGGTCGTTGAAAAATTCAAAAAAGGTGAATTTGGAAGAAAAACAGGAAAAGGCTGGTATGATTACACGAATCAGTCAAAAAAATAA